Proteins from a genomic interval of Bifidobacterium longum subsp. infantis ATCC 15697 = JCM 1222 = DSM 20088:
- a CDS encoding CHAP domain-containing protein gives MTADTRRDRTRLRRGRARQRHIALLLLFALAASGMGAWLANPAPATADTTVRASIGVKGRPDPFPAADRDRTRTDLTADGTWDMGDRPKGRLTIIHADNPVVRDLINGRDEDRTPAGFDPDHATGDTGNTYAYGQCTWWAYVRRTQLGLPVGSRLGDGGMWADSAKALGYWVDDTPRQGDVIVFTPAQVNNAWGHVAIVEKVNGDGSIEISEANVNGQVGPFRRAIEAKQTHEYQYIHY, from the coding sequence ATGACGGCGGACACGAGACGGGACCGGACCAGACTGCGGCGCGGGCGCGCCAGGCAGCGGCATATCGCCCTGCTCCTCCTGTTCGCACTCGCGGCATCGGGCATGGGCGCATGGCTCGCGAACCCCGCGCCCGCGACGGCGGACACGACGGTCCGCGCCTCGATCGGCGTGAAGGGCCGTCCCGACCCGTTCCCCGCCGCGGACCGCGACCGGACGCGCACGGACCTGACGGCGGACGGCACATGGGATATGGGCGACCGGCCGAAGGGCAGGCTCACCATCATCCACGCGGACAATCCAGTGGTCCGCGACCTGATCAACGGGCGCGACGAGGACCGGACGCCGGCCGGATTCGATCCGGACCATGCGACCGGCGACACGGGCAACACATACGCGTACGGGCAATGCACATGGTGGGCGTACGTGCGGCGCACGCAACTGGGATTGCCGGTCGGCAGCCGGCTGGGCGATGGCGGCATGTGGGCCGATTCCGCCAAGGCGCTCGGCTATTGGGTGGACGACACCCCCCGGCAGGGGGATGTGATCGTGTTCACTCCCGCGCAGGTCAACAACGCATGGGGGCACGTCGCCATCGTGGAGAAGGTCAACGGCGACGGTTCCATCGAGATCAGCGAAGCGAACGTGAACGGGCAGGTCGGCCCGTTCCGACGCGCCATCGAGGCGAAACAGACGCACGAATACCAGTACATCCACTATTAG
- a CDS encoding HNH endonuclease: MSRESEDRERDRFASDTDRWSPWAALIGVGGLAGAYWTLLARRMRAALSEDSPEYAADTTVDPWHAGEHAAGLIRAFRDVRIMAGARLVPILCLSGLLIVLLILMNLRMPKPDNPFDRDPVRLFPDADRTWIRMAAGGRCEHRGLFGLLRCRGPIEHMDHHYPWSRGGATDRHNLVGLCARHNLRKSNGIPTLLCTWLLYRARLKYFPARLRGYAWPDGRAHSVRDDDRKELE; this comes from the coding sequence ATGAGCCGCGAATCGGAGGACAGGGAACGCGACAGGTTCGCGTCGGACACGGACCGGTGGTCGCCATGGGCGGCCCTGATCGGCGTGGGCGGCCTGGCAGGCGCGTACTGGACGCTCCTGGCGCGTCGCATGCGCGCCGCATTGTCGGAGGATTCGCCCGAATACGCGGCGGACACGACCGTGGACCCGTGGCATGCGGGGGAGCATGCGGCCGGCCTGATACGCGCGTTTCGTGACGTCCGGATCATGGCGGGCGCGCGCCTCGTCCCGATCCTGTGCCTGTCCGGCCTCCTGATCGTGCTCCTGATCCTCATGAACCTGCGCATGCCGAAGCCCGACAACCCGTTCGACCGGGATCCGGTCCGCCTGTTCCCGGACGCGGACCGGACGTGGATCCGCATGGCGGCGGGCGGCCGGTGCGAGCATCGGGGCCTGTTCGGCCTGCTGCGATGCCGGGGGCCGATCGAGCATATGGACCATCATTACCCGTGGTCGAGGGGCGGGGCCACGGACCGGCACAATCTGGTCGGCCTGTGCGCCCGCCACAACCTGCGCAAATCAAACGGGATACCGACCCTCCTGTGCACGTGGCTGCTGTACCGGGCGCGCCTGAAATATTTCCCCGCCCGCCTGCGCGGCTACGCGTGGCCGGACGGGCGGGCGCATAGCGTGCGGGACGACGACCGGAAGGAGCTGGAATGA
- a CDS encoding ssDNA-binding protein, giving the protein MADQNQQAERLNFVTVPGIANFPHLFEPDSKNGKYTLTVLFDKKDPAVSQMMRDLQAKCAEAIRRGIDGEPGRDGKSYAPFSGHSMDDKEWVGRLRLPVEDGDTAKFDRGDNVGKLKKDVYEEYEGRWVLKTGTKTDLAAAGWVVDSNRRRLTAADLYSGAIVRVNVWLYAYKQDNSGVGAMLNAVVKTGDGERIGGETDPLAAFGLPDAQDASNPFAGMGV; this is encoded by the coding sequence ATGGCAGACCAGAACCAGCAGGCGGAACGCCTGAACTTCGTGACCGTGCCGGGAATCGCTAACTTCCCGCACCTGTTCGAACCCGATTCGAAGAACGGCAAGTACACGCTGACCGTGCTGTTCGACAAGAAGGATCCCGCGGTCTCGCAGATGATGCGCGACCTGCAGGCCAAATGCGCGGAGGCGATCCGGCGCGGCATCGACGGCGAACCCGGCAGGGACGGCAAGTCGTACGCGCCGTTCTCCGGCCACTCCATGGACGACAAGGAGTGGGTGGGGCGCCTGCGCCTGCCCGTGGAGGACGGGGACACGGCCAAGTTCGACCGCGGCGACAACGTGGGCAAGCTGAAGAAGGACGTGTACGAGGAGTATGAGGGCCGTTGGGTGCTCAAGACCGGCACGAAGACCGATCTCGCCGCGGCCGGCTGGGTCGTGGATTCGAACCGTCGCCGTCTGACCGCCGCCGACCTGTATTCGGGCGCCATCGTGCGCGTCAACGTGTGGCTGTACGCGTACAAGCAGGACAATTCGGGCGTGGGAGCCATGCTCAACGCGGTCGTGAAGACGGGCGACGGGGAGCGTATCGGCGGGGAGACCGATCCGCTGGCCGCGTTCGGCCTGCCGGACGCGCAGGATGCGTCGAACCCGTTCGCGGGCATGGGCGTCTGA
- a CDS encoding helix-turn-helix domain-containing protein — translation MEDGNVRATLDMLAGLGLEVRVMRETPFLAVVENPAIPLRRVAVAAPDGDGSARAAMFETDPDTGRNRPHGDSAAVPRDDPWPAVAGMCRTWPAGLGALGDAAGLTRAELARRTGIAASRISEYARPRPGRADPGNMTLRTARALARALGVTIDDLYDAMAIRIPENGPTVRQAGTSDPVRRA, via the coding sequence ATGGAAGACGGGAACGTGAGGGCGACGCTCGACATGCTCGCCGGACTGGGATTGGAAGTGCGCGTGATGCGCGAGACGCCGTTCCTCGCGGTCGTGGAGAACCCCGCCATCCCGTTGCGCAGGGTCGCCGTCGCCGCCCCGGACGGGGACGGGTCCGCCCGGGCCGCCATGTTCGAAACCGATCCGGACACCGGCCGCAACCGGCCGCACGGGGATTCCGCGGCCGTCCCCCGCGACGATCCGTGGCCGGCGGTCGCCGGCATGTGCCGGACATGGCCGGCCGGCCTCGGCGCGCTCGGGGACGCCGCCGGGCTCACCCGGGCCGAACTCGCCCGCAGGACGGGGATCGCGGCCTCCAGGATCAGCGAATACGCCCGGCCGCGCCCTGGGCGCGCGGACCCCGGCAACATGACGCTGCGCACCGCCCGCGCCCTGGCCCGCGCGCTCGGCGTCACCATCGACGACCTGTACGACGCCATGGCCATTCGCATACCGGAAAACGGACCGACGGTCCGACAGGCGGGAACATCCGATCCGGTCCGCCGGGCATGA
- a CDS encoding DNA methyltransferase, producing the protein MRPFIDHDGLTLYNTDARRLPDLLDAPADAIVTDPPYELGLGTAGEVKRWDSTGIAFDPEFWTAMLGTVRPGAFALVFGSPRTWHRLACAMEDAGWLIRDQISWLYASGMPKGEWGDHAVDRALGVRDDRTGVIRDSASLERNVAYTERYEAKTREARPWRGFNPALKPAWEPILVAQRPRESMLGRNLMDHGTGALNVAACALDADMGELGRRYRLNATAGGRPDAPRGGDTFRDSGTPRPMGPRIPGRHPSNVLMDKAMARLLPADAPRFYYCPKAQDRPIRALERLVRPRTRDKAWKACCARLGLESGADAYPACLLDAEALALTVPVGERRLAHPTVKPLDLTRWLARLACPPHGLVLDPFAGSGTTLDACRREGLRCAATELDPTYLPLTADRLERPASLPLF; encoded by the coding sequence ATGAGACCATTCATCGACCATGACGGCCTGACCCTGTACAACACGGATGCCCGCCGCCTGCCCGACCTCCTCGACGCGCCCGCGGACGCGATCGTCACCGACCCGCCCTACGAGCTCGGCCTGGGCACCGCGGGCGAGGTGAAACGCTGGGACTCCACCGGCATCGCCTTCGACCCGGAATTCTGGACGGCCATGCTCGGCACGGTCCGCCCCGGCGCGTTCGCCCTCGTGTTCGGCTCGCCCCGCACCTGGCACCGGCTCGCCTGCGCCATGGAGGACGCGGGCTGGCTGATCCGCGACCAGATCAGCTGGCTGTACGCGTCAGGCATGCCGAAAGGCGAATGGGGCGACCATGCGGTCGACCGGGCGCTCGGCGTGAGGGACGACCGGACCGGCGTCATACGGGACTCCGCGTCCCTGGAACGCAACGTCGCCTACACGGAACGCTACGAGGCGAAGACCCGCGAGGCGCGGCCCTGGCGCGGGTTCAATCCGGCGCTCAAACCCGCATGGGAGCCGATCCTCGTCGCCCAGCGCCCCCGCGAGTCCATGCTCGGCCGCAACCTCATGGACCACGGGACGGGCGCCCTGAACGTGGCCGCCTGCGCCCTGGACGCGGACATGGGGGAGCTGGGGCGCCGCTACCGGCTCAACGCGACCGCCGGGGGGCGTCCGGACGCGCCGCGCGGCGGCGACACGTTCCGTGATTCGGGCACGCCCAGGCCCATGGGGCCGCGCATACCGGGCCGCCACCCGTCGAACGTCCTCATGGACAAGGCCATGGCCCGGCTCCTGCCCGCCGACGCGCCGCGCTTCTACTACTGTCCGAAAGCGCAGGACAGGCCCATACGCGCCCTGGAACGCCTCGTCCGCCCCCGGACACGGGACAAGGCGTGGAAGGCGTGCTGCGCGCGCCTGGGACTCGAATCCGGGGCGGACGCGTACCCCGCGTGCCTGCTCGACGCGGAGGCGCTCGCCCTGACCGTGCCGGTGGGCGAAAGACGGCTCGCCCATCCGACCGTCAAACCCCTGGACCTGACCCGATGGCTCGCCCGCCTCGCATGCCCGCCCCACGGCCTCGTCCTCGACCCGTTCGCCGGCTCCGGCACCACGCTGGACGCATGCCGGCGGGAAGGCCTGCGGTGCGCGGCCACGGAGCTCGACCCCACGTACCTGCCGCTCACGGCCGACCGGCTCGAACGCCCCGCAAGCCTCCCGCTCTTCTAG